One region of Campylobacter lari genomic DNA includes:
- a CDS encoding cytochrome-c peroxidase, translating into MKKISLLVASSLLVASTAFANDKALLDEAKAAGLAPLPKDQTGVEKLLKEMGIKASKFSKEKANLGKKLYFEPRLSKSGLISCNTCHNLGMGGTDGIAAAVGHKWTANPHHLNSPTVYNSVLNSTQFWDGRAGTLADQAKGPIEAEPEMATPAKLAVEKIASMPEYVKEFKKVYGSSGVTFDNIADAIATFERTLLTPSKFDKFLEGDTKALNKKEKEGLKTFIDKGCTACHTGVNLGGSMQAFQVAAKYKFANVGDFKGDANGLVKTPTLRNIAETAPYFHNGAIWSLQEAIKEMGSVQLGIEISDKEAASIETFLHALTGKKPSITYPQLPKATEKTPKPEL; encoded by the coding sequence ATGAAAAAAATTTCATTATTAGTTGCATCATCATTATTAGTTGCATCAACTGCTTTTGCTAACGATAAAGCTTTGCTTGATGAAGCAAAAGCTGCAGGTTTGGCGCCTTTACCAAAAGATCAGACAGGTGTTGAAAAACTATTAAAAGAAATGGGTATTAAAGCTAGTAAATTCTCTAAAGAGAAAGCTAACCTTGGTAAAAAGCTGTATTTTGAGCCAAGACTTTCTAAAAGTGGTTTGATTTCTTGTAATACCTGTCATAATTTAGGTATGGGTGGTACTGATGGTATAGCGGCTGCTGTAGGACATAAATGGACAGCTAATCCTCATCATTTAAATTCACCAACAGTTTATAACTCAGTTTTAAATTCAACTCAATTTTGGGATGGTAGAGCAGGAACTTTAGCAGATCAAGCAAAAGGACCAATTGAAGCAGAACCTGAAATGGCAACTCCTGCTAAATTAGCAGTAGAAAAAATAGCTTCTATGCCAGAATATGTAAAAGAATTTAAAAAAGTTTATGGTAGCAGTGGAGTAACTTTTGATAATATTGCAGATGCTATTGCTACATTTGAAAGAACACTTTTAACTCCATCTAAATTTGATAAATTCTTAGAAGGTGATACAAAAGCATTAAATAAAAAAGAAAAAGAAGGTTTGAAAACTTTCATCGATAAAGGCTGTACAGCTTGTCATACAGGAGTAAATTTAGGTGGTAGTATGCAGGCTTTCCAAGTAGCAGCTAAATATAAATTTGCAAATGTAGGAGATTTTAAAGGTGATGCAAATGGCTTAGTTAAAACTCCAACCTTAAGAAATATTGCTGAAACTGCTCCGTATTTTCACAATGGTGCTATTTGGTCTTTACAAGAAGCAATTAAAGAAATGGGCAGTGTGCAACTTGGCATAGAAATTTCTGATAAAGAAGCAGCTTCTATAGAAACTTTCTTACATGCCTTAACAGGTAAAAAACCAAGCATTACTTACCCTCAACTTCCAAAAGCAACTGAAAAAACTCCAAAACCAGAGCTTTAA
- a CDS encoding Ppx/GppA phosphatase family protein, whose translation MAKKTAVIDLGSNSVRMVVFEKTSRYGFFICSEHKKKVRLGENAYNNNKILQEEAMLKAEKALTYFKEKALKEKCRKIIAVGTSALRDAPNAKDFIARIAKNVGLNIKCINGKTESFLGGLAALNLLSDIQNATTIDIGGGSTELCLIKEGKIVDCISLDLGTVRLKEIFYDTKKFNALDQFIQEALKQVPKHFQNENIIAIGGSLRALSNSIMKKNSYPLKMIHNFSYSFEKEKNHIEKIQNAKNLNDFNIKKDRFDTIKEGCVIFLALAKNLKAKNIITSAVGVREGVFLSNLFQKYTKIKNETTDFSKFNAKFPPNFNPSLKSIQDRFSIDYNDKSAYFANKLFDALLPIHKINLAFKKDLINAAKLSHIGERINFYFANEHSAYIALNSLHFGFSHKEILLISTILKANGKKINPFAIENIKDLLPNNHILAWLNFILALSKKLAKDTDENLDFTLKNHTLYIYSTKKQIYFSKEEIKKISKPKLIILAFNQQN comes from the coding sequence ATGGCTAAAAAAACAGCAGTAATTGACCTTGGCTCTAATTCCGTTCGTATGGTAGTTTTTGAAAAAACCTCAAGATATGGTTTTTTCATTTGCAGTGAGCACAAAAAGAAAGTAAGACTTGGAGAAAATGCTTACAATAATAATAAAATTCTTCAAGAAGAAGCCATGCTTAAAGCCGAAAAAGCTTTAACTTATTTTAAGGAAAAAGCTTTAAAAGAAAAATGTAGAAAAATTATTGCTGTTGGAACTTCCGCATTAAGAGATGCACCCAATGCTAAAGATTTCATAGCTAGAATAGCAAAAAATGTAGGTTTAAATATAAAATGTATTAATGGAAAAACAGAGTCATTTTTAGGTGGGCTTGCTGCGCTAAATTTACTATCAGATATTCAAAATGCCACCACTATAGATATAGGTGGAGGATCGACTGAGCTTTGTTTAATCAAAGAAGGTAAGATTGTAGATTGTATTTCACTTGATCTTGGCACAGTAAGATTAAAAGAAATTTTTTACGATACAAAAAAATTTAATGCACTAGACCAATTTATACAAGAAGCACTAAAACAAGTTCCAAAGCATTTTCAAAATGAAAATATCATTGCCATAGGTGGAAGTTTAAGGGCATTGTCAAATTCTATAATGAAAAAAAACTCTTACCCGTTAAAAATGATTCATAATTTTAGTTATAGTTTTGAAAAAGAAAAAAATCACATAGAAAAAATTCAAAATGCTAAAAATTTAAATGATTTTAACATAAAAAAAGATCGTTTTGATACTATAAAAGAAGGATGTGTGATATTTTTAGCACTAGCAAAAAATTTAAAAGCTAAAAATATCATCACCTCTGCAGTGGGTGTTAGAGAAGGTGTATTTTTATCTAATCTTTTTCAAAAATATACTAAAATAAAAAACGAAACAACGGATTTTTCAAAATTTAATGCCAAATTTCCTCCGAATTTCAATCCAAGCTTAAAATCTATACAAGATCGTTTTAGTATAGATTATAATGATAAAAGTGCTTATTTTGCAAATAAATTATTTGATGCCCTTTTACCTATCCATAAAATTAATCTTGCTTTTAAAAAAGATCTTATAAATGCTGCAAAATTATCGCATATAGGTGAGAGAATTAATTTTTATTTTGCCAATGAACATAGTGCTTATATAGCTCTAAATAGCCTGCATTTTGGTTTTTCACATAAAGAAATTTTATTAATTTCTACTATTTTAAAAGCTAATGGAAAAAAAATCAATCCATTTGCAATAGAAAATATAAAAGATTTATTACCAAATAATCACATATTAGCTTGGCTTAATTTTATTTTAGCTTTATCAAAAAAACTTGCAAAAGACACTGATGAGAATCTTGATTTCACGCTAAAAAATCATACTTTGTATATATACTCGACTAAAAAACAAATTTATTTTTCGAAAGAAGAAATCAAAAAAATTTCAAAGCCAAAACTTATCATTTTGGCTTTTAATCAGCAAAATTAA
- the obgE gene encoding GTPase ObgE: protein MFIDNVKLVLSSGNGGKGAVSFRREKHVPLGGPDGGDGGNGGDVYFICDNNTHTLAHFKGKKELKAQNGQPGLGRNKNGKRGESLELIVPQGTQVIDAQSGEVLLDMLVEGQKELFLKGGKGGLGNTHFKNSTNQRPDYAQPGVAGKTLSVRLELKLIADVGLVGFPNVGKSTLISVVSNARPEIANYEFTTLTPKLGMVEVDDYNSFVMADIPGIIEGASDGRGLGLEFLRHIERTSFLLFVLDPLRDMSLKEQFCILRKELEKFSSKLYARNFGLMLSKSDSVNLGEEFAQKIEDDYNELKAYLQSQNNPQSFFIKVSSLEKTGLKELKFMLLEEVKKIRSQNNL, encoded by the coding sequence ATGTTTATAGATAATGTGAAATTAGTTTTAAGTTCAGGTAATGGTGGCAAAGGTGCTGTGAGTTTTCGCCGTGAAAAACATGTTCCACTCGGTGGGCCTGATGGTGGCGATGGTGGAAATGGCGGCGATGTATATTTTATATGTGATAATAATACCCATACGCTAGCGCACTTTAAAGGTAAAAAAGAACTTAAAGCACAAAATGGCCAGCCAGGCTTAGGTCGTAATAAAAACGGCAAAAGAGGGGAGAGTTTAGAATTAATCGTTCCTCAAGGCACTCAAGTAATTGACGCACAAAGTGGGGAAGTTTTGCTTGATATGTTAGTAGAGGGCCAAAAAGAATTATTTTTAAAAGGCGGTAAAGGTGGTCTTGGTAATACTCATTTTAAAAACTCTACTAATCAACGCCCAGATTATGCCCAACCGGGTGTGGCAGGAAAAACCTTAAGTGTGCGCTTAGAATTAAAACTCATAGCAGATGTTGGACTTGTGGGCTTTCCAAATGTAGGAAAATCCACTCTTATAAGCGTAGTATCTAATGCAAGACCTGAAATAGCTAATTATGAATTTACTACTTTAACTCCAAAACTTGGTATGGTTGAAGTAGATGATTATAATTCTTTTGTGATGGCAGATATCCCAGGTATTATAGAAGGTGCAAGCGATGGTAGGGGTTTGGGACTTGAGTTTTTAAGACACATAGAAAGAACTTCTTTTTTGCTTTTTGTGCTTGATCCATTAAGAGATATGAGCTTAAAAGAGCAATTTTGTATTTTAAGAAAAGAATTGGAAAAATTTTCAAGCAAGCTTTATGCAAGAAATTTTGGCTTAATGCTTTCAAAAAGTGATAGCGTAAATTTAGGCGAAGAATTTGCACAAAAAATAGAAGATGATTATAATGAGCTAAAAGCTTATTTGCAAAGTCAAAATAATCCGCAAAGTTTTTTCATCAAGGTTTCAAGCCTTGAAAAAACTGGACTTAAAGAGCTTAAATTTATGCTTTTAGAAGAAGTTAAAAAAATTAGAAGTCAAAATAATCTTTGA
- a CDS encoding DUF6194 family protein: protein MSENLTIDFIQEYIKSNFKGLVYKFTYKEHSFFYNPDKVLKNGVYFCTIKENDGINDKASNLNREGVFRLSCSLCDQDYQNLFGKKPKKALKGEVVSLNYDFSMLDFIMPHPIYAYMGYICINNPSRKNFEIFKDYLELSYQKAIKTYKKRIVVL from the coding sequence ATGAGTGAAAATTTAACTATAGATTTTATTCAAGAATATATCAAGTCTAATTTTAAAGGCTTGGTATATAAATTTACTTATAAAGAACATAGCTTTTTTTATAATCCCGATAAGGTTTTAAAAAACGGAGTTTATTTTTGCACTATTAAAGAAAATGATGGCATAAATGATAAAGCTTCGAATTTAAATAGAGAAGGTGTATTTCGTCTAAGTTGCTCTCTTTGTGATCAAGATTACCAAAATCTTTTTGGTAAAAAACCTAAAAAAGCTTTAAAGGGTGAGGTTGTTAGTTTAAATTATGATTTTTCTATGCTTGATTTTATCATGCCTCATCCAATTTATGCTTATATGGGATATATTTGCATCAACAACCCTTCTAGAAAAAATTTTGAAATTTTTAAAGATTATCTTGAGCTTTCATATCAAAAAGCTATAAAAACTTATAAAAAAAGGATAGTGGTATTATGA
- the rplU gene encoding 50S ribosomal protein L21: protein MYAIIKHSGKQYRVSQGDELKLDRFEAEAKSSIEVSEVLAICDKELKVGAPFIAGAKVVLEVIAHGKDKKVVIYKKRRRKDSKLKRGFRRQFTRVRVVDIKA, encoded by the coding sequence ATGTATGCTATTATAAAACACAGTGGAAAACAATACAGAGTAAGCCAAGGTGATGAGCTTAAACTAGATCGTTTTGAAGCTGAAGCAAAATCAAGCATAGAAGTAAGTGAAGTTCTTGCTATATGCGATAAAGAATTAAAGGTAGGTGCGCCGTTTATTGCGGGTGCAAAAGTTGTTTTAGAAGTGATTGCTCATGGAAAAGACAAAAAAGTTGTGATTTATAAAAAAAGACGTAGAAAAGACTCAAAATTAAAACGCGGTTTTAGAAGACAATTTACTCGCGTTAGAGTAGTAGATATTAAAGCTTAA
- the hsrA gene encoding homeostatic response regulator transcription factor HsrA, whose amino-acid sequence MRILVVEDEASLNKTLSNTLNEFGYQSDTSENFKDAEYFIGIRHYDLVLSNWTIGNNDASDLINAIKQKSPRTAIVTICAKADKENEIKALKAGADDYIKKPLDFEILMARIEARLRFGGTNVIKIDDLVIDPDEEKITYQGKDIELKGKPFEVLTHLARHSDQIVSKEQLLDAIWEEPELVTPNVIEVAINQIRQKMDKPLNISTIETVRRRGYRFCFPKKTN is encoded by the coding sequence ATGCGTATTTTAGTTGTAGAAGATGAAGCATCACTTAATAAAACTCTATCAAATACCTTAAATGAGTTTGGCTACCAAAGTGATACTTCAGAAAATTTTAAAGACGCTGAGTATTTTATAGGTATTAGACACTATGATTTAGTATTATCAAATTGGACTATTGGCAATAATGACGCAAGTGATTTAATTAATGCCATTAAGCAAAAATCTCCAAGAACCGCTATAGTTACAATATGCGCAAAAGCAGATAAAGAAAATGAAATCAAAGCTTTGAAAGCTGGAGCAGATGATTATATAAAAAAACCTTTAGATTTTGAAATTTTAATGGCGAGAATTGAAGCTAGACTTAGATTTGGCGGAACAAATGTGATCAAAATCGATGATTTAGTGATTGATCCTGATGAAGAAAAAATCACTTATCAAGGAAAAGATATAGAATTAAAAGGAAAACCTTTTGAAGTTTTAACTCATTTAGCTAGACATTCAGATCAGATTGTGTCAAAAGAACAACTTTTAGATGCTATTTGGGAAGAACCTGAACTTGTAACTCCAAATGTTATAGAGGTTGCAATCAATCAAATAAGACAAAAAATGGATAAACCGCTTAACATCTCTACCATAGAAACCGTGCGTCGTAGAGGGTATCGTTTTTGTTTTCCTAAAAAAACTAACTAA
- the plsY gene encoding glycerol-3-phosphate 1-O-acyltransferase PlsY, which translates to MENLIIYLLAYLIGAIPFGLLLAQIFAKTNIKNMGSKSIGATNVLRVVKESDPKLAKILAIATAILDALKGIIPILVAKFMGYDENILWTMAVLAVFGHCFSPYLKFEGGKGVATGAGVLTVFLPFEIISAVLAWFIIGKVFKISSLASLGALIVLIATSFIFHYNMPVINTHAPIFVIAFIVIYKHIPNILRLIGKQECKVI; encoded by the coding sequence ATGGAAAATTTAATAATCTATCTTTTAGCTTATCTCATAGGCGCTATACCATTTGGGCTTTTGCTAGCTCAAATTTTTGCTAAAACAAACATTAAAAATATGGGTAGTAAAAGTATAGGCGCTACAAATGTTTTAAGGGTAGTAAAAGAAAGCGATCCTAAACTAGCTAAAATACTTGCTATTGCAACCGCTATTTTAGACGCATTAAAAGGAATCATACCTATATTAGTGGCAAAATTTATGGGCTATGATGAAAATATCTTATGGACTATGGCTGTTTTAGCAGTATTTGGGCACTGCTTTTCTCCTTATTTAAAATTTGAAGGTGGCAAAGGAGTGGCTACAGGGGCTGGGGTCTTAACAGTATTTTTACCTTTTGAAATAATATCTGCGGTTTTAGCTTGGTTTATCATAGGAAAGGTATTTAAAATTTCAAGCTTAGCTTCATTAGGAGCTTTAATTGTTTTAATAGCCACTTCATTTATTTTTCATTATAACATGCCTGTGATCAACACCCATGCACCAATTTTTGTTATTGCATTTATAGTAATTTATAAACATATACCAAATATTTTAAGGCTTATTGGAAAACAAGAATGCAAAGTCATATAA
- a CDS encoding YfhL family 4Fe-4S dicluster ferredoxin: MSLLITRECISCDACREECPDEAIYDNDPIYVIDPDLCTECVNEFSEPACIVACPVDCIIPDPDNVESIDELRLKHKNKDI, translated from the coding sequence ATGTCACTTTTAATCACTAGAGAATGCATATCCTGTGATGCATGTAGGGAAGAATGTCCCGATGAAGCAATCTATGATAATGATCCAATTTATGTCATAGATCCTGATCTTTGTACTGAATGTGTGAATGAATTTTCAGAACCAGCTTGTATAGTAGCTTGTCCAGTAGATTGTATCATACCTGATCCTGATAATGTAGAAAGCATTGATGAGCTTCGTTTAAAACATAAAAATAAAGATATTTAA
- a CDS encoding ParA family protein codes for MSEIITIANQKGGVGKTTTAINLAASLAVAEKKVLLIDIDPQANATTGLGFNRSNYEYNIYHVFIGRKKLSEIILKTELPQLYLAPSNISLVGIEQEVVKESGEYRTILREKIKEIAKDYDFIIIDSPPALGSITVNAFAASDSVIIPIQCEFYALEGVAMVLNTIKFVKKTINPKLKIKGFLPTMYSSQNNLSKDTVEDLKQNFKQKLFRTGDNEDDFIIIPRNVKLAESPSYGKPIILYDIKSPGSVAYQNLAHSILG; via the coding sequence ATGAGTGAGATAATAACTATTGCAAATCAAAAAGGTGGGGTAGGTAAAACTACTACCGCTATTAATCTAGCGGCTTCTTTAGCAGTGGCTGAAAAAAAGGTTCTTTTGATAGATATTGATCCACAAGCTAATGCTACAACAGGACTTGGTTTTAATAGAAGTAATTATGAGTATAATATTTACCATGTTTTTATAGGCAGGAAAAAACTTTCTGAAATCATTTTAAAAACTGAACTTCCACAATTATACTTAGCTCCATCAAATATTTCTTTGGTTGGAATTGAACAAGAAGTAGTAAAAGAAAGCGGAGAATATAGAACGATTTTAAGAGAAAAAATCAAAGAAATTGCTAAAGATTATGATTTTATTATCATTGACTCACCTCCTGCACTTGGAAGCATTACGGTAAATGCTTTTGCAGCAAGCGATAGTGTTATTATCCCTATACAATGTGAATTTTATGCGCTTGAGGGTGTTGCGATGGTTTTAAATACCATAAAATTTGTGAAAAAAACTATCAACCCAAAGTTAAAAATAAAAGGTTTTTTACCAACTATGTATAGCTCACAAAATAATCTTTCAAAAGATACCGTGGAAGATTTAAAGCAAAATTTCAAGCAAAAGCTATTTAGAACAGGTGATAATGAAGATGATTTTATCATCATACCAAGAAATGTAAAACTTGCTGAAAGTCCAAGTTATGGAAAACCTATTATACTTTATGATATAAAATCCCCAGGTTCAGTAGCATATCAAAATTTAGCACATTCTATATTAGGATAA
- a CDS encoding dihydroneopterin aldolase produces the protein MQSHIKVSLEFKCIIGLLDFERIQEQKVIIELEAKSKKFLDYAKLCIRIEKIYKKKKFKTIEKSLKYICKDIKKHNKKLKFINITCYKPDIIKNACVGASLSKKY, from the coding sequence ATGCAAAGTCATATAAAAGTCAGTTTAGAATTTAAATGTATTATAGGGCTTTTGGATTTTGAAAGAATTCAAGAACAAAAAGTTATTATAGAACTAGAAGCTAAAAGTAAAAAATTTTTAGATTATGCAAAACTTTGTATTAGAATAGAAAAAATTTATAAAAAGAAAAAATTTAAAACTATAGAAAAATCTTTAAAATACATATGCAAGGATATTAAAAAACATAATAAAAAGCTTAAATTTATAAATATCACTTGTTACAAACCTGATATTATCAAAAATGCATGCGTTGGAGCTAGTCTGAGTAAAAAATATTAA
- the fliN gene encoding flagellar motor switch protein FliN, translating into MIEDHLGLLQSYEDILDISVDFVSELGTTNMSVRELLKLEVGSVIDLEKPAGESVELYLNRRIFGKGEVMVYEKNLAIRINEILDSKSVLQYFKKELQ; encoded by the coding sequence ATGATAGAAGATCATTTAGGATTGTTGCAATCTTATGAAGATATTTTAGATATTAGCGTTGATTTTGTTAGTGAGCTTGGTACTACTAATATGAGTGTAAGAGAACTTTTAAAGCTAGAAGTTGGTTCTGTGATAGACCTTGAAAAGCCAGCGGGTGAAAGCGTGGAACTTTATTTAAATAGAAGAATTTTTGGAAAAGGTGAGGTAATGGTGTATGAGAAAAACCTTGCTATAAGGATTAATGAAATTTTAGATTCTAAATCAGTATTGCAGTATTTCAAAAAAGAATTGCAATGA
- the rpmA gene encoding 50S ribosomal protein L27 — MAHKKGQGSTQNNRDSIGRRLGVKKFGGEFVRAGNIIIRQRGTATHAGNNVGIGKDHTIFALIDGFVKFERKDKNRKKVSVYPA, encoded by the coding sequence ATGGCACACAAGAAAGGTCAAGGTTCAACTCAGAATAATCGTGATTCTATAGGTCGTCGTCTAGGTGTTAAAAAATTTGGTGGAGAATTTGTTCGCGCTGGCAACATCATCATCCGCCAAAGAGGAACAGCAACTCATGCGGGTAATAATGTAGGCATAGGAAAAGATCATACAATTTTTGCTTTAATTGATGGTTTCGTAAAATTCGAAAGAAAAGATAAAAATAGAAAAAAAGTTTCTGTTTATCCTGCATAA
- a CDS encoding biotin--[acetyl-CoA-carboxylase] ligase: MEIVYFDELESTQIYLSDKIRSGEITNNTAICAFIQSAGIGSRDNTWQSKQGNLHVSFCIKTQELAQDLPLASASIYFAFLMKEVLQRKNSKVWIKWPNDFYIEDKKIGGLMSSKINDFLVVGIGINLKYAPFNAEILDIEVDIAKLLNEYFSYVDEKILWKNIFSKYMLEFEKSRNFFIHNEGKILSLKDALLYKDGSILLDSKRIYSLR; encoded by the coding sequence TTGGAGATAGTTTATTTTGATGAGCTTGAATCAACTCAAATTTATTTAAGTGATAAAATTCGTAGTGGAGAAATTACTAACAATACAGCCATTTGTGCTTTTATCCAAAGTGCTGGTATAGGTAGTAGGGACAATACTTGGCAAAGTAAGCAAGGAAATTTACATGTATCTTTTTGCATAAAAACTCAAGAATTAGCACAAGATCTTCCTTTGGCTTCTGCTAGTATATATTTTGCATTTTTAATGAAAGAAGTATTGCAAAGAAAAAATTCGAAAGTATGGATTAAATGGCCCAATGATTTTTATATAGAAGATAAAAAAATAGGCGGATTGATGAGTTCTAAAATCAATGATTTTTTGGTTGTAGGAATAGGGATTAATCTTAAATATGCTCCATTTAATGCTGAAATTTTAGATATAGAAGTAGATATAGCAAAACTTTTAAATGAGTATTTTTCTTATGTAGATGAGAAAATTTTATGGAAGAATATTTTTAGCAAGTATATGCTAGAATTTGAAAAATCAAGAAATTTTTTTATACATAATGAAGGTAAGATTTTATCTTTAAAAGATGCTTTATTGTATAAAGATGGTTCTATATTGTTAGATAGTAAAAGGATATATAGTTTAAGATGA
- a CDS encoding chemotaxis protein CheX: MTKTLEYSIYHFCEHILKLKITPTSVIRGELYGASIPLYFKDEEYSFYLFFQKKALNEIAQFLLHEELKEDDLADLVKEVANQIIGYAKKLLNDTNGKDEYRLGVPEYLGRIDGFSKIKLKEKFTYEMKNARFRIGYKKL; the protein is encoded by the coding sequence ATGACTAAAACACTAGAATATTCGATTTATCACTTTTGTGAACACATTTTAAAACTTAAAATTACACCAACAAGCGTGATTAGAGGCGAGCTTTATGGGGCTTCTATACCTTTGTATTTTAAAGATGAAGAATATAGTTTTTATCTGTTTTTTCAAAAAAAGGCTCTTAATGAGATTGCGCAATTTTTATTGCATGAAGAGTTAAAAGAAGATGATCTAGCAGATTTAGTAAAAGAAGTAGCTAATCAAATTATAGGTTATGCCAAAAAATTACTTAATGACACTAATGGCAAAGATGAATATCGCTTGGGTGTTCCTGAATATTTAGGACGTATTGATGGATTTTCAAAAATCAAACTCAAAGAAAAATTTACTTATGAAATGAAAAATGCTCGTTTTAGAATAGGCTATAAAAAATTATGA
- the fmt gene encoding methionyl-tRNA formyltransferase → MKNIIFMGTPSYATCILKELVDKGFNIQALFTQPDKPVGRKQILTPSDTKKFVLENNLNIEIFTPKSLKDENIINGIKSLKPDFIVVAAYGKILPKEILDIAPCVNLHASLLPKYRGASPIQSAILNGDKISGVCTMLMEEGLDSGAILESIECDIAGKNSAEVFIMLSNLAAKLTISTLLNFEKIIPKKQDGNLVTHCKKIKKEDGLIVLNNANEIYQKFLAFTPWPGIFLENGVKFLDIELIDSEKTQKSGVILQIEKEGFLLSCKKGVLRIKNLQESGKKALDAKTYLNGKRLKLGDSLF, encoded by the coding sequence ATGAAAAATATCATTTTTATGGGAACTCCATCTTATGCAACTTGTATTTTAAAAGAGCTTGTCGATAAAGGATTTAATATCCAAGCTTTATTTACTCAACCTGATAAACCTGTGGGAAGAAAGCAAATTCTAACTCCAAGTGATACTAAAAAATTTGTTTTAGAAAATAATTTAAATATAGAAATTTTCACTCCAAAAAGCTTAAAAGATGAAAATATAATCAATGGAATAAAAAGCTTAAAACCTGATTTTATAGTTGTTGCTGCTTATGGGAAGATTTTACCAAAAGAAATTTTAGATATTGCTCCTTGTGTCAATTTACACGCTTCCTTACTTCCTAAATATCGTGGTGCTTCACCTATACAAAGTGCTATTTTAAATGGGGATAAAATAAGCGGGGTTTGTACTATGCTTATGGAAGAAGGGCTTGATAGTGGTGCAATCTTAGAAAGTATAGAATGTGATATCGCAGGTAAAAATTCAGCTGAAGTTTTTATTATGCTTTCCAATTTAGCAGCTAAGCTTACTATTTCTACGCTTTTGAATTTTGAAAAAATTATCCCAAAAAAGCAAGATGGAAATTTAGTTACACATTGTAAAAAAATCAAAAAAGAAGATGGGTTGATTGTTTTAAATAATGCAAATGAAATTTATCAAAAATTTTTAGCTTTTACACCTTGGCCTGGAATTTTTTTAGAAAATGGTGTGAAATTTTTAGACATAGAGCTAATTGATAGTGAAAAAACTCAAAAATCAGGCGTGATTTTACAAATAGAAAAGGAAGGCTTTTTGCTTTCATGTAAAAAAGGTGTTTTAAGGATTAAAAATTTACAAGAAAGTGGAAAAAAGGCTTTAGACGCTAAGACTTATTTAAATGGAAAAAGGTTAAAACTTGGAGATAGTTTATTTTGA